CTGACATTAATTCGTCCGCTGCGTATGCTTGCAGACAGCGCTTTTCTAGAAGACGGAACAAAAAACGGAATCAAAGCGCCGGTTGGGACAGGCCCATGGGTTTTAACCGATTATAAAAAAGACAGTTACGCAGAATTCTCACGTAATGAAAACTACTGGGGAGAAAAGCCGAAACTTAAAAAAGTAATCGTCAAAGTAATTCCAGATTCACAGGCACGTACGATGGCGCTTCAAAACGGTGATATTGATTTGATCTTTGGCAGCGGCCAGCTTGCTCCGATTGAATATCAAACACTGGCACAGAGCGGGCAGTATGAAACAAAAATTTCAGATCCGTCTTCAACGCGTATTTTAGCGATTAATTCGACGTACGGTGCGACAAAAGATAAAAATGTAAGGCTGGCACTGCAGCATGCACTTGATCGAAAAACGATTATTGAACATGTATTAAACGGTCTTGAAAAAGAAGCACAGTCTTTATTTGCACCTGGTTATCCGTACAGTGATATTTCACTTGATCCTTATCAATACGATACGGATAAATCCATCGAACTGTTAGAAAAAGCCGGCTGGAAACTTGAGCCTGGCAATGAATTCCGCACGAAGAATGGCGAAACGTTAACATTGGTGATGCCTTACAACAGCAATGAGCAAGTGGATAAAGCCGTTGCGGAGTATATACAAGGCGCATGGCGTGAATTAGGGATTGATGTACAATTAATCGGCGAGGAATGGCAATTGATGATCGCCCGGGCAAAAAAAGGGGAATTCAATTTAATAGCCAACGATACATGGGGTGTTCCATATGATCCTCATATGTATATCCGTACGATGGCCGGAGAACAGCAAATCGGCTACTATGCACAAAAAGGAATCCCGACATCTGATCAGCTGACAGACAATATTTCAAAAGTTATCCGTTCAACAGATGAAGAAGAACGCCGCAAATTGTATGAAAACATTTTACAGACTATTCATGATGAAGCAATTTTTATGCCGATCTCTTACCGGACCAATTATTTAGCAGCCAATAAACGCGTCCAAAACTCGTCATTCTCTATGCAGCAATATGAAGTGCCGCTGAACACGTATGAGGTGAAATAACACATATGAGCGTTTTTTTGTTAAAGCGGGCGGGCAGCATGCTTGCTGCTATTTGGGGTGTGACACTGGTTTCTTTTTTCCTTATTCGCCTTATACCAGTCGATCCGGTAGAAGCCTATTTTGCAATTAATAACCTGCCTATAACAGAGGAAGCAATTGAAGAAATACGAGAAGAGCAAGGGTTGAATAAACCTTTGCTTTTTCAGTATGGAACGTGGCTTATGAATGCAGTGCACTTGGATTTTGGACAGTCTTTTCTCACAAAGACACCCGTAGCGGAGGAATTGCTGAGCCGCTTTTCAGTCACGCTGGGCCTTGCTGCAGCCGCTTTTTTTATCGTTATCGCAATTAGCGGCATTATTGGTATTTGGTCGGTAATAAAGCAGGGAGGTTTGGTTGACAGGTTCACACGTGCTCTTGTCTTTGCTACTGCATCTATGCCAAGCTTTTGGCTGGGCTTTGTTCTTGTTTATGTGGTGTCTTTAAAATGGGGAATACTGCCATTGATGGGCTGGGGAACAATGGAACAGTCTGTTTTGCCAGCATTCACATTGGCTCTTGGTTATATTCCTTATTATATTCGGCTGATCCGGACAAGCATGCTGGAAGAAATGGAAAAGCCGCATATCGCATTTGCAAGAGCGCGCGGAGTAAAAGAGTCTATTATTATTCGCAGACACGTACTTAAAGGAATACTGCCGGCACTTTTTACTTCACTGGCGATGACTTGCGGAGGGCTTTTGGGCGGTGCCGCGATTATTGAAGCGGTTTTTGCGATTCCAGGTGTGGGCCGTTATCTTGTGGAGTCTATGGCAGCGAGAGATTATGCTGTGCTGCAGGGTTTTATTTTAATAATTGGCATATTGTACGTCATATTTAATTTTCTGGCGGATTTGCTTTGCGCAATCGTAGATCCCCGGGCGCGTTTAAAGAGAGGCGACATATGATGAAAAAATCTGTTCCATTAATCATCAGCAGCACGATCGTTTTACTGCTTGTTACTGCAGCTGTTTTTGCACCGTGGCTGGCACCAAATGATCCGTATGCAACTAATATGGCAATGAAATTGCAAGGCATATCGGCCGCTTATCCGCTTGGTACCGATCATTTAGGCCGTTGTGTATTATCACGCCTTATTATGGGAGCGCGCGTTTCCCTGTTTACGGCACTGGGGGTGCTCGCTGTGACGCTTGTGCTGAGCATGGTTGTTGGTGTTGCAGCAGGATATTTAGGCGGGATAGCGGATCTTGCTCTTATGCGTGCCTGCGACATTTTAATGGCCATTCCGCATTTTATTTTTGCTCTTGTTATTGTAGGAGCACTAGGCGGCGGCGTCTGGAATATGTTTATCGCCATCATTATTGTTTCCTGGGTAGGGTATGCGCGTATTATTCGAAACATGGTGCGGAGCTTGAAAGAAAGTACGTACGTGCAATATGCAAAAATGACTGGCGTTCCCACTTTGAAAATCGTAAAGCGTCATATTTTGCCGTTTGTTTTTCCACAAATCCTTTTACTGCTGTTAATTGGGACAGGCAGTACAGTTTTACTGATTTCAGAATTGTCTTTTCTGGGGCTGGGGGTAACAGCACCGATGCCAGAGTGGGGCATGATGATCAGCGAAAGCAAAATGTATTTAAGCAGCAATCCGATGCTTATGTTTGTGCCGGGGGTTATGATCTCGCTGACGGTCCTTATCTTTGATTGGTTTGGTGATACACTACGTGATGCAATAGATCCTAAAATGAAGTAGAAAGAAGGGAGAAGCATGCTGGAATTACGGGATTTATCCGTTTTTATCCAAACAAATAATAGTGAAAAAGAAGTTGTCTCACATGTTAATTTGACTGTTCCCCAGGGGAAAATTGTTGGGATCGTTGGAGAAAGCGGCAGCGGAAAATCCATGCTCTGCAATGCGATTATGCAGCTGTTTCGCCAAAACCGGCGTTACACGGGTGATATTGTATATAAAGGCACCTCATTATTAGCAAAAAGTGAGCGGGAAATGCGTCATTTGCGTGGAAAAGAGATATCACTTATTATGCAAAATCCAATGGCCATGTTTAATCCTATCGTAAAAATTGGGGATCATTTTGTTGAAACATTACAGTCTCATGAACGCATATCTAAACATCACGCACGAAAGCGGGCAGCCGAACAGCTGGCCCGTTTTCAATTGCCGGAGCAGGAGCTGCTTGATCGTTATCCGCATGAACTGAGTGGCGGAATGCTCCAGCGGATCATGATTGCTCTTGCAGCTTGTATGCAGCCTCATTTATTAATTGCCGATGAGCCTACAACAGCACTTGATACGATGACACAGATGGATATTTTGGATGAACTGCTTCATTTTCATCAAAAAACAAAAACAAGCATGCTTATTGTTTCGCACGATTTAGGTGTTATTGCGAAAATGGCAGATTTCATAGCGGTGATGCGCCGGGGGGTCATGGTAGAATACGGGTCGGCAGAGTGGGTACTCGCACAGCCGGCTCACTCCTATACACAAGCATTACTGGCTGCAAGAGACGAACATGGAGACCTTGAAAAGTTAGCTGATTCTTGGGAAGGAACGACAATAGGGCCGCTGTATGAGTATAAACCTGGCTGCTGGGTTAGAGAAGAGGGATAAGAATGCTGGAAATAAAAAATGTTTCAAAAAGCTATCAAAAAAAGGGCTGGTTTGGGGTGAAAAAAGACATTCAAGCAGTTAAGCATGTAAATGTAAAGCTGAAAGAAGGCATTTGCCTTGCTCTTGTCGGGGAAAGCGGCTCAGGAAAAACGACACTTGGAAAACTGATTCTAGGCATCGAAGAACCAGATGCGGGAGAAATCCTGTTTAAAGCGCAAAATATACATAAAGCTGATGCAAGCGTAAAAAAGCAGCTGCGTAAAGAATTACAAATTGTATTTCAGGATTGTTATAGTGCAGTGAACCCGCGCATGAAAATAAAGGATATTATAGCTGAACCGATGCAAGTTCATTTATCGCTGTCAAAGGAAGCCTTACAGCAGAAGGTTGAAGAATTATTGGTACAGGTCGGCCTGCAAAGGGCAGACGCGGCAAAATATCCGCATGAGTTAAGCGGAGGGCAGCTGCAGCGTGTAACCATTGCCCGTGCCATTTCCACTGACCCGTCATTTATTGTATTGGATGAATCGATTAACAGCCTTGACCTATTGGTACAGGTCAGCATATTAAAGCTTTTAAAAAGCCTTCAAAAAACACAGAACCTTACCTATCTTTTTATTACTCATGACTTACATGCTGTAAAATTGTTTGCTGATGAAGTGGCAGTCATGGAACAAGGCGAAATTATAGAATATGTAACGGACATAAAAGAATTGTCTCATATGGTGCATCCAACAAGCCGGCGCTTGCTCGACGCTCGTTTATCCATTAAACTTGACGTCTCTATTCAAGATTCACGCCAAAAGGAGACTGTGTCGTGAAGTATCGGCCGTTATCAGCACAGATGGCAAAACTCTACGCACTCGCTGCATTTTTCTTTACGGCAAATTCGGTATTAACGATCGTTTTTCCTTTGCAAGCAGCAGAAAGAGGCTATGAGGAAGCAGAAATTGGGATCATGATGGGATTGTATATGCTTGTCTGTATGTTTTTACGTCCCTGGGCCGGGCAGATGATCGAAAAACACAGTTTATTTAAAATTATGCAATGGCTTTTGCTCGTTCACGCGGCTGCACTTTTGTTGTATGTATGGATTGGGCCGGACAGTTTGTATATTGTGCGTGTGCTGCAAGGAGGAACAACCGCGTTTTTCTCTATGTCCATGCAAATAGGCATTGCTGAATTATTAAAAGATCAGGACCGTGGGCAGGGAATGTCTCTTTATTCCTTATCTACCGTTCTGCCGGGGCTCTACGGACCAGCACTGGCATTACTTTTATGGACAAGCTTTGATCTTGTTTACTTATGGGTATTCATTCTTCTTTTAGCGATTTTTCCTTTATTGTTTTTTATAGGATCTCCGTTGCCTAAAACGAAGAAAAATGGCTCTTCTTTTACATTTCGTGAAATGGCTGCAGCAATCAAAGAAGCGCGCAGTCATCATGGTTTAATCCTGTCATCCGTTGTGATGCTTATCGGGGCTTGTGTTTTTGGAGCCATCACAACCTTTTTGCCGCTATACATGCTGACGACAGGAACAGGAAATCCAGCTCTTTATTTGTTCCTGCAAGCCATTGTGGTAGTGGCAAGCCGTTTCTTTTTCCGCAAGCATATTCCCTCGGATGGAAAGTGGCATCCAAAATTTATCGCCTTTATACTCATCAGCTCTATAATCGGTACAAGCCTGCTGGCGATCCTTCCGGTGGCAGGCATATTTGCATATAGTGCTGCTGTTTTTAACGGATTGGCAGCGGCCATGCTGTATCCGGCTTTAACGACTTATATTTCCTTTGCAGTGCCAAAGGAAACAAAGCATATTTTATTGGGTGTTTTTTTAGCCTCTTATGATTTAGGTTTTTCCCTTGGTGGACTTGTGATGGGGTTCGTTGTACAGATCGCCTCTTATTCATTCATGTTTGCTGCTTGCTCCGCGATTGCTTTATGTGCTCTTATGATAATTTGGATTCCATCGGAAAATAAACTAAAATTTGCAATGAAAAACGAATAAGAGAGCTTGTCCCAGTAAAATGTGTCTGGTAGAGATGGACATCCAGCCCTTCCATAAAAACATTATGTTATTTAGATAATAAAGAGCGATAGAAAAATTATTCGAATAATAATTTTTCTATCGCTCTATCGGTTTGAATGTTCCGATAATTACAACATTTTTTAATAATGTAAATAGTATTGTAATATATCTCAAATTAATTATAATACTATTTATGAGAAAGACAGTTGTCCTTTTGAGGTGGAATAATGAAAGAGCAGCTCGCTAGGAGTAATCTTATACATTTATCTTAAGATAATAGGAGGAACATCTATGAGAAGTGCACTGCAGAAGTGGAATCAGGTGAGCCTGGTTAAACAAATCCTGGTCGGTTTGATTATTGGTATTATCCTGGCTGTCACAATTCCAGAAGCAGCAAAACCAGTGGCTATTTTAGGCTCTTTATTTGTCGGCGCTTTAAAAGCCATCGCGCCTGTATTGGTGCTCGTCCTGGTTATGTCGGCCATTGCGCAGCATAAAAGCGGCCACCAGACGAATATGAAATCGATTATCGTGCTGTATCTTTTAGGAACGTTTTTAGCAGGTTTAATCGCTGTTATTGTAAGCTTTATTTTTCCTGTCGGCTTATCGCTTGCAGAGGGTGCTGAGGATGTCACACCGCCCAGCGGCGTAACCGAAGTGTTGAAAACATTACTGCTCAATGTTGTCGATAATCCGGTAAATGCTATTGCAAATGCGAACTATATCGGAATTTTATCGTGGGCCATTGTTCTTGGTTTGGCGTTAAGAAATGCCGCTGACACTACAAAAACGCTCATTTCGAATTTCTCAGATGCCGTATCAAAAATGGTTGCGTGGGTAATTAAGTTTGCTCCGCTGGGAATCATGGGTCTGGTTATTGAATCCATTACAACAAATGGTCTTGAGTCGCTGCTCAGCTACGGGAAACTGCTTGCTGTGTTGATTGGCTGTATGGTTTTCGTAGCGCTGGTTGTAAATCCAATCATTGTATATACAGTGATCCGCCAAAACCCTTATCCACTTGTATTTAAATGCTTAAAGGAAAGCGGCATTACTGCATTCTTTACACGCAGCTCCGCTTCTAATATTCCAGTTAATATGAGACTATGTGAAGATTTAGGCCTGGATAAAGACAGTTATTCCGTATCCATTCCGTTAGGGGCAACGATCAATATGGCAGGCGCTGCGGTAACAATTTCTGTATTGACACTTGCGGCGGTTCATACGTTGGGAATCCAAGTGGACCTTCCTACAGCAATCCTCCTTAGCATCGTTTCAGCTATATGTGCTTGTGGTGCTTCAGGGGTTGCCGGTGGATCCTTATTACTGATTCCGCTGGCATGCAGCTTGTTTGGAATTCCGGCTGATATTGCGATGCAAGTCGTTGGGGTAGGTTTTATCATCGGGGTCCTGCAAGACTCATTTGAAACGTCACTGAACTCGTCTACAGACGTTCTTTTCACAGCAGCAGCTGAATACAAAGAGTGGCGTAAAAAAGGCAAAAAAATAGTGATCCGTAAAGCAGGATAAGGAAAATTCCATAGTCTGCGATTGAACGACCTCTTCAACTGTTAGTTTGACAGTTGGAGAGGTCTTTTTTATAGAAAAAAGGATGGTCAGGAAATAGTTTTTTAACAACAACCCTGACACGCAGATTAAGCCAACTTATGAAGAGGAAAGGCTTTGAATACGCCAAATATAGACGTTAGACGGCTCTACTGAAAGCATTTTTATCATCTGGGTGGTCTGCTATATCAGTTAACTGGATCAAATAAAGAACTATTTTCTTTACAAGGAGCTGTCATATGTCTGAAGAAGTAAGGTGATCATTCTGTATTAAAGGCATAAAAAAGGCTGCGGGATGATTCCGCAGCAAAAGGGTGGGTTAGTGATATTACACTTAAAGACCATGTCTTAAATCATTTACCCGCTGTTGTAGAAGTGTAAACTAATATCAGTAAAAAAACGGCCTGTGCAGCCGTCTAATTAGGTATAAGCTGAATGAGGATTAAAAACGGAAAAGTCTTATGTATTTTATGCAGCTGCGGTAGAACCGTGAAAAAACAGCTGTCTGGAACGACAGATACTTTTCGAATAAGAAAACCAAAAAAGGCCGCGGAAAATCCGCGGCAAAAGCAATTAGTATGTAGAAATCAGGAAGTGGTAGGTTACCACAGTTAACGCTTTACCCACTCTGTTGAAAAGATAACCCGCTAAAAAGAAAAAATTTTATATTGTAGCCCCAGAACCATAATCAAAATCAGCCTGATTTGAACAAACCAAGGTATTAAACGACTGTGGTACATCATAAGTGTGCATTCCACCGGCTGGACACTCGCAAAACAGATGCCTGCGAAAAAATCAGAGGGATACCGGAACTTTCTGTTTCTGCCATACTGAAGCTTTAAAAAGACACTTATTCAGCAGCTTCGTTCACCTCATTATTTAACTTCTCATATATTGCTAACGAGCAAGAATCAATATCATGGTATTTTTCGATTTCCCCGCTGCTTATGTGTTTAACGATAAATGTTTTGAAATGATTACAATACGTTAGAGACAGGCCGTTAAAGTTATGGGTGATGTCACATTCTCGATATTGTAATAAGTTTTTCAGTAATGCTTTCAGTTTGTTAATCTCCTGGATTTTCTCTACACTCATTTTACAATTCCTCTTGATATAGGTGTATTTTTCATTATTATAGCACACGTACGTTCGTAATAATTGACTTTTTTATGTAATATTTTTCATAAAAAGCATAAAATTATTACATGGAGTTTAAATATAATGGATGAAATGTTTTGAACTTCCAAATGAAGTGAAAACCATTTCATAACTCTTCATTTATGGTTTTTGAAAAAAATAATTGGCTTATGATTTAAAAGAGTAGCTTTAAACTTATTAAATAGCTTATAATTATCAGAAAACAGTGGATATTTCCCTCTATAAATAATTATAATAGATAATGATATAGTTAGAATTAAAATAGAAAAGGTGTGTTTCTAAGTGGCGCCTTGCTTTTTGTAACATCTAGGGTTTTACAAATACAGGGGATAAGGAAGAGGTAAACATGAGCAACAGAGAAGCTAAAACAGACGTTATCTTAATTGGTGCTGGAGTCATGAGTGCAACTTTGGGAACAATTCTGAAAGAATTAGTACCTGACTGGAATATCAAAGTATTTGAGAAGCTTTCAAAAGCAGGAGAGGAAAGCTCTAACGAATGGAACAATGCGGGAACGGGGCATGCGGCACTGTGTGAGCTGAACTACACGGTCGAAAAACCGGACGGCTCTGTAGACATCAGCAAAGCCATTAACATTAATGAACAATTTCAAGTTTCCATGCAGTTTTGGTCTTACCTAGTAAAGAGCAGGCTGTTACATAATCCAGAGGACTTTATCATGCCATTGCCTCATATGAGCTTAGTGCAGGGGGAAGAAAATGTAACGTTTTTAAAGAAGCGTTTTAAAGCGCTGTCAAATAACCCGCTGTTCCAGGGGATGGAGTTTTCCGAGGATCCAAAAAAGCTGATGG
The genomic region above belongs to Domibacillus sp. DTU_2020_1001157_1_SI_ALB_TIR_016 and contains:
- the nikA gene encoding nickel ABC transporter substrate-binding protein yields the protein MKNWFTLILVLLVGVLAACSNTEKDQGSSSSETKESDVLTMSWAKDIGPGNPHVYAENEMFAQAMLYDPLVTYGKNGKIEPALATSWETSEDGKTYTFKLRENVLYSDGTALTAENVKRNFDAVLENSAAHSWLEAVAIIDHVEAVDELTVKVQLKEAYYPFLQELTLIRPLRMLADSAFLEDGTKNGIKAPVGTGPWVLTDYKKDSYAEFSRNENYWGEKPKLKKVIVKVIPDSQARTMALQNGDIDLIFGSGQLAPIEYQTLAQSGQYETKISDPSSTRILAINSTYGATKDKNVRLALQHALDRKTIIEHVLNGLEKEAQSLFAPGYPYSDISLDPYQYDTDKSIELLEKAGWKLEPGNEFRTKNGETLTLVMPYNSNEQVDKAVAEYIQGAWRELGIDVQLIGEEWQLMIARAKKGEFNLIANDTWGVPYDPHMYIRTMAGEQQIGYYAQKGIPTSDQLTDNISKVIRSTDEEERRKLYENILQTIHDEAIFMPISYRTNYLAANKRVQNSSFSMQQYEVPLNTYEVK
- a CDS encoding ABC transporter permease, whose translation is MSVFLLKRAGSMLAAIWGVTLVSFFLIRLIPVDPVEAYFAINNLPITEEAIEEIREEQGLNKPLLFQYGTWLMNAVHLDFGQSFLTKTPVAEELLSRFSVTLGLAAAAFFIVIAISGIIGIWSVIKQGGLVDRFTRALVFATASMPSFWLGFVLVYVVSLKWGILPLMGWGTMEQSVLPAFTLALGYIPYYIRLIRTSMLEEMEKPHIAFARARGVKESIIIRRHVLKGILPALFTSLAMTCGGLLGGAAIIEAVFAIPGVGRYLVESMAARDYAVLQGFILIIGILYVIFNFLADLLCAIVDPRARLKRGDI
- a CDS encoding ABC transporter permease, producing the protein MMKKSVPLIISSTIVLLLVTAAVFAPWLAPNDPYATNMAMKLQGISAAYPLGTDHLGRCVLSRLIMGARVSLFTALGVLAVTLVLSMVVGVAAGYLGGIADLALMRACDILMAIPHFIFALVIVGALGGGVWNMFIAIIIVSWVGYARIIRNMVRSLKESTYVQYAKMTGVPTLKIVKRHILPFVFPQILLLLLIGTGSTVLLISELSFLGLGVTAPMPEWGMMISESKMYLSSNPMLMFVPGVMISLTVLIFDWFGDTLRDAIDPKMK
- a CDS encoding ABC transporter ATP-binding protein; translation: MLELRDLSVFIQTNNSEKEVVSHVNLTVPQGKIVGIVGESGSGKSMLCNAIMQLFRQNRRYTGDIVYKGTSLLAKSEREMRHLRGKEISLIMQNPMAMFNPIVKIGDHFVETLQSHERISKHHARKRAAEQLARFQLPEQELLDRYPHELSGGMLQRIMIALAACMQPHLLIADEPTTALDTMTQMDILDELLHFHQKTKTSMLIVSHDLGVIAKMADFIAVMRRGVMVEYGSAEWVLAQPAHSYTQALLAARDEHGDLEKLADSWEGTTIGPLYEYKPGCWVREEG
- a CDS encoding dipeptide/oligopeptide/nickel ABC transporter ATP-binding protein, which codes for MLEIKNVSKSYQKKGWFGVKKDIQAVKHVNVKLKEGICLALVGESGSGKTTLGKLILGIEEPDAGEILFKAQNIHKADASVKKQLRKELQIVFQDCYSAVNPRMKIKDIIAEPMQVHLSLSKEALQQKVEELLVQVGLQRADAAKYPHELSGGQLQRVTIARAISTDPSFIVLDESINSLDLLVQVSILKLLKSLQKTQNLTYLFITHDLHAVKLFADEVAVMEQGEIIEYVTDIKELSHMVHPTSRRLLDARLSIKLDVSIQDSRQKETVS
- the cntE gene encoding staphylopine family metallophore export MFS transporter CntE, whose translation is MKYRPLSAQMAKLYALAAFFFTANSVLTIVFPLQAAERGYEEAEIGIMMGLYMLVCMFLRPWAGQMIEKHSLFKIMQWLLLVHAAALLLYVWIGPDSLYIVRVLQGGTTAFFSMSMQIGIAELLKDQDRGQGMSLYSLSTVLPGLYGPALALLLWTSFDLVYLWVFILLLAIFPLLFFIGSPLPKTKKNGSSFTFREMAAAIKEARSHHGLILSSVVMLIGACVFGAITTFLPLYMLTTGTGNPALYLFLQAIVVVASRFFFRKHIPSDGKWHPKFIAFILISSIIGTSLLAILPVAGIFAYSAAVFNGLAAAMLYPALTTYISFAVPKETKHILLGVFLASYDLGFSLGGLVMGFVVQIASYSFMFAACSAIALCALMIIWIPSENKLKFAMKNE
- the sstT gene encoding serine/threonine transporter SstT; protein product: MRSALQKWNQVSLVKQILVGLIIGIILAVTIPEAAKPVAILGSLFVGALKAIAPVLVLVLVMSAIAQHKSGHQTNMKSIIVLYLLGTFLAGLIAVIVSFIFPVGLSLAEGAEDVTPPSGVTEVLKTLLLNVVDNPVNAIANANYIGILSWAIVLGLALRNAADTTKTLISNFSDAVSKMVAWVIKFAPLGIMGLVIESITTNGLESLLSYGKLLAVLIGCMVFVALVVNPIIVYTVIRQNPYPLVFKCLKESGITAFFTRSSASNIPVNMRLCEDLGLDKDSYSVSIPLGATINMAGAAVTISVLTLAAVHTLGIQVDLPTAILLSIVSAICACGASGVAGGSLLLIPLACSLFGIPADIAMQVVGVGFIIGVLQDSFETSLNSSTDVLFTAAAEYKEWRKKGKKIVIRKAG